A genome region from Lucilia cuprina isolate Lc7/37 chromosome 3, ASM2204524v1, whole genome shotgun sequence includes the following:
- the LOC111681640 gene encoding GPI transamidase component PIG-T — MIINMKYFVYILTILICIIKVQAELNKQPKELDETSKKSAESTTVPTTPAPSAKSINNNEEYHEELVVQPLASGFINTYFQFTTRWYYGKRENLHNTRLIPRSIAEILLHSDVKELHISLTQGLWRYESWGYPIVDNAPGAEAWAWFAGENLTSNSVDEQWKSVTSTFSGILCASLNFMDKTNTITPNYGFQPHFVGPLAKNVKRHVRYSSLPREIVCTENLTPWKKLMPCNSKHGFASLLNSGNVHNTNYHSLSIKVRTLCNAKDECILEFIESANLVYDPKLLGAANEYDFSLRRMFGQGLNGYCALADSSKIYVNLQTPLPYEMIPLPHYNTTTTRGGYTSQFGVYDMQSSKESRLFNIAWVLRKPQNTVLTPSPPPLLTHRYIVGYGQERGKVITHLTNTHYNVLPIILQENIPWYMPIYMHTLKIRDRLTGVLITPKIINYRPGVQRERPYYLELAFKLPGKTSVEISFDFDYIFLKWLEYPPDANHGHYVGSAVITTQLPIARNYSSIPLSGYRFADSFNASRNSYILTLRTETLILSLPTPDFSMPYNVICLACTVVALAFGPIHSVATKRIVVEQQDTEGSQSFVGKFLKKLRKSKNKTNDSNTSSKDAASEDENVTGEEQIK; from the exons atgattataaatatgaaatatttcgtgtatatattaacaattttaatatgtattataaaagTCCAAGCTGAGCTAAACAAACAGCCAAAAGAATTAGATGAAACTAGCAAAAAGTCTGCAGAGTCAACAACAGTCCCAACAACACCAGCACCATCAGCAAAGTCCATTAACAATAATGAAGAATATCACGAGGAATTAGTAGTGCAACCCTTAGCTTCGGGTTTTATAAATACCTATTTTCAATTTACCACCAGATGGTATTATGGCAAACGGGAAAATT TACACAATACTAGATTAATACCTAGATCTATAGCGGAAATCCTATTACATTCGGATGTTAAGGAATTGCACATTTCCTTAACCCAAGGGTTGTGGCGTTACGAATCTTGGGGTTATCCTATTGTAGATAATGCTCCGGGTGCAGAAGCTTGGGCTTGGTTTGCAGGAGAAAATCTAACCAGCAACTCTGTTGATGAGCAATGGAAAAGTGTTACCAGTACTTTTTCGGGAATTTTATGTGCCTCTTTAAATTTTATGGATAAAACCAATACCATAACCCCCAACTATGGTTTTCAGCCGCATTTTGTGGGTCCACTGGCTAAGAATGTCAAAAGACATGTTAGATATTCCAGTTTACCGCGTGAAATTGTTTGTACGGAAAATTTAACACCCTGGAAAAAGCTTATGCCCTGTAATAGTAAACATGGTTTTGCCTCTTTATTGAATTCGGGTAATGTACACAATACCAATTACCATTCGCTGTCGATTAAAGTGCGTACTTTATGTAATGCCAAGGATGAATGCATTTTGGAATTCATAGAATCGGCCAATTTGGTATATGATCCCAAGTTGTTGGGTGCTGCTAATGAATATGATTTCTCTTTAAGGCGCATGTTTGGTCAGGGTTTAAATGGTTATTGTGCTCTAGCCGATTCTAGTAAAATCTATGTTAATCTACAAACACCTTTACCCTATGAAATGATACCCTTGCCACATTATAATACCACCACCACGAGAGGAGGTTATACTTCGCAATTTGGTGTCTACGATATGCAATCATCAAAAGAATCAAGGCTATTTAATATAGCTTGGGTTTTACGTAAACCTCAGAATACAGTATTAACACCCTCACCGCCACCTCTGCTAACACACCGTTATATTGTTGGCTATGGCCAGGAAAGGGGTAAAGTTATTACCCATCTTACCAATACACACTACAATGTATTGCCTATTATACTGCAAGAAAACATACCTTGGTATATGCCCATCTATATGCATACTTTAAAGATACGTGATCGTCTTACGGGTGTGCTAATAACACCTAAGATTATAAACTATCGTCCGGGTGTGCAACGTGAAAGACCCTATTACCTGGAATTGGCCTTTAAATTACCCGGCAAAACTTCTGTGGAAATATCTTTTGATTTTGATTATATATTCCTTAAATGGCTGGAATATCCCCCCGATGCTAATCATGGCCATTATGTGGGTTCAGCTGTTATAACTACCCAATTGCCTATAGCGCGCAATTATTCTTCTATACCTTTGTCGGGTTATCGTTTTGCTGATTCCTTTAATGCCTCACGAAATTCATACATTTTAACCCTGCGCACTGAAACCTTAATACTTTCATTGCCCACCCCCGATTTTAGTATGCCCTACAATGTTATTTGTCTGGCTTGCACAGTGGTCGCTTTAGCCTTTGGTCCCATACATAGTGTGGCTACTAAACGTATTGTGGTGGAACAGCAAGATACCGAGGGTAGCCAGTCGTTTGTGGGTaagtttttgaagaaattaCGTAAGTCCAAAAACAAAACGAACGATAGTAATACATCAAGCAAAGATGCTGCCAGCGAAGATGAAAATGTCACGGGGGAAGAGCAAATTAAATAG
- the LOC111681652 gene encoding NADH-ubiquinone oxidoreductase 49 kDa subunit yields MFRNYGNKYLKNFIKFKSFSTTQQRYAAKWYPDPEFIQQFSSPVMYPDQVTSKWQLPPWNHQMTPTEKKVRNLTLNFGPQHPAAHGVLRLVLELDGETVVHCDPHIGLLHRGTEKLIEYKTYLQALPYFDRLDYVSMMCNEQCYSLAVEKLLNIEVPIRAKYIRTLYGEITRLLNHIMAIGSHAIDIGAITPFFWLFEEREKLMEFYERVSGARMHAAYIRPGGVSLDMPLHLMDDIYEFAAKFAERLDEVEDVLTHNRIWLTRTVDIGVVSAKEALNYGFSGVMLRGSGIKWDLRKQQPYDAYHLMEFDVPIGSKGDCYDRYLCRIEEMRQSLRIIEQCLNQMPAGEIKTDDCKITPPRRREMKQSMEALIHHFKYFTQGFCVPPGATYTAIEAPKGEFGVYLVSDGSSRPYRCKIKAPGFAHLAALDRIGRQHMLADIVAIIGTLDVVFGEIDR; encoded by the exons atgtttcgaaACTATGGAAATAAATActtgaaaaatttcattaaattcaaaTCATTCTCCACAACACAACAGCGTTATGCAGCAAAATGGTATCCAGATCCTGAATTTATACAACAATTTTCCTCACCAGTTATGTATCCCGATCAAGTTACCTCTAAATGGCAACTACCACCATGGAATCATCAAATGACACCTACAGAGAAAAAAGTACGTAATCTAACATTGAATTTTGGACCACAACATCCAGCGGCTCATGGTGTTTTGCGTTTGGTATTAGAATTAGATGGTGAAACTGTTGTACACTGTGATCCTCATATTGGACTGTTGCATCGTGGCACTGAAAAGCTGATTGAGTATAAAACCTATTTACAAGCATTACCTTACTTTGATCGTTTGGATTATGTTTCTATGATGTGCAATGAACAGTGTTATTCGCTGGCTGTggaaaaattactaaatattgaAGTGCCAATTCGTGCCAAGTACATAAGAACCTTATATGGCGAAATTACACGTTTACTTAATCACATCATGGCTATTGGTTCGCATGCTATAGATATTGGTGCCATTACGCCATTCTTTTGGTTGTTTGAGGAACGTGAAAAACTAATGGAATTCTATGAACGCGTATCAGGAGCACGTATGCATGCTGCTTACATACGTCCAGGTGGTGTTTCTCTCGATATGCCTCTACACTTAATGGATGATATTTATGAGTTTGCTGCCAAATTCGCAGAACGTTTGGATGAGGTAGAAGATGTTTTAACCCATAATCGTATTTGGCTAACACGTACTGTTGACATTGGTGTGGTGTCGGCTAAGGAAGCTTTAAATTATGGCTTTAGTGGTGTCATGCTTAGAGGTTCAGGCATAAAATGGGATCTACGTAAACAGCAGCCCTACGATGCCTATCACTTAATGGAATTCGATGTACCTATAGGCTCGAAGGGAGACTGCTACGATCGTTATCTGTGTCGCATTGAAGAAATGCGTCAATCTTTGCGTATTATCGAACAATGTCTTAATCAAATGCCCGCCGGTGAGATAAAAACAGACGATTGCAAAATTACCCCACCCAGGCGTCGTGAAATGAAACAATCCATGGAAGCTTTgatacatcattttaaatattttacacaag GTTTTTGTGTACCTCCCGGTGCTACGTATACAGCTATTGAGGCTCCCAAAGGAGAATTTGGTGTTTATTTGGTATCGGATGGTTCAAGTCGTCCATATCGTTGTAAAATTAAAGCTCCAGGTTTTGCTCATTTAGCGGCTTTGGATCGCATTGGTCGACAGCATATGTTGGCCGATATTGTAGCAATTATCGGTACATTGGATGTGGTATTTGGTGAAATTGAtcgttaa
- the LOC111681655 gene encoding basic proline-rich protein: protein MTAVFSPQPPPQQQAAGQPPPGGMMQPPQSTTPNSMQPPQQQSVVGGPGPGGMMGPGGGGPGGMPPVMGMGGPGGSPMQRGPPMGVMGGPPGGPDGMMGGPPPGQHGGGVPPPPSPAHIQKILDENCKIIQTIQSFQNIGKSYECTSYHTALHRNLVYLAQLADPTMNINQILPPPHILQAQANQQGPHGMMGSGGPPPPQQQQPQGGPPPGAQSQMGGPPGTPGMPPMQHDGSGQPPSGSQMPPYGQGPPQHPGMPPNGNQPQQGLPPSGPQQPGGPQGGPPPQQGPYRGGPQGPGPQQQPQSVGGPQQQQQQQPNNNAPGNQQRPNSGPSGPGAPPPGQGPPQQQQQQQGPNQQGPQQPQQQQGPPPPQQGQYRGAYQPPQQQHSHYPGYPPQQQPQYPPQGGYPYGPPTHGYGPPPPNAQGGYQPHAGMPPTSAASGPPQQHPYGASGPGQQGPPGSYAPPPNQQLPPGQQPPPGQMYGPPAGGQGPPPPNQYGPPQSGSGGPPPPMSYGGYGAPPPNNYGQASNTPPGSYGPPPTSSAQSPYQPYQQAGPGPQGYPGQGPPPPPQGGQGPPPQPPQQAGGPNAPPGSGYSSSPSPGQTPPPNQQPSASGANGPPNNQQPPTSVQSTPPPTQPPTSSSGTGSSGVTTQPPQTQASGPPQAPPPGQGPPPPTSQQQQTPQNYPPGSSSGPPPSGPQPTYSSPPTTAPSGTPSPYGQQGAPGSGPPNTTAPPSTANGAPGQGPPPPMAPNQYQPPPGAPQPPYGAPPPQGYGPPPPGSGYPQHGYHQPQGGYGSMPPQGQYPPPSPQGYQGYRPAGAQQMPPPGAPPQGPPPGAYSYYGNQPPQ from the exons ATGACTGCAGTCTTTTCGCCGCAACCACCGCCACAACAGCAGGCGGCTGGTCAACCTCCACCGGGAGGTATGATGCAACCTCCGCAATCGACGACACCCAATTCGATGCAACCGCCACAGCAGCAGTCTGTGGTGGGTGGACCGGGACCAGGTGGCATGATGGGTCCAGGTGGAGGTGGTCCTGGTGGTATGCCACCTGTTATGGGTATGGGTGGTCCAGGAGGATCTCCAATGCAAAGGGGTCCACCCATGGGTGTGATGGGTGGACCACCCGGTGGTCCTGATGGTATGATGGGTGGTCCTCCTCCTGGGCAGCATGGCGGTGGTGTACCCCCACCACCTAGTCCAGCTCATATACAGAAAATTCTAGATGAAAATTGTAAGATTATACAGACCATACAGAGTTTCCAAAATATTGGTAAATCGTATGAATGTACTTCGTACCATACCGCCTTGCATAGAAATCTCGTCTATTTGGCACAACTGGCTGATCCCACAATGAATATCAATCAAATCTTGCCACCGCCGCATATTCTTCAGGCACAAGCCAATCAGCAAGGCCCACATGGTATGATGGGCTCCGGGGGACCGCCACCACCGCAGCAGCAGCAACCTCAAGGTGGACCACCTCCTGGGGCTCAGTCACAAATGGGAGGACCACCTGGTACTCCCGGTATGCCGCCAATGCAACACGATGGTTCCGGCCAACCGCCGTCTGGTAGTCAAATGCCTCCCTATGGTCAGGGTCCTCCACAACATCCGGGAATGCCACCGAATGGAAATCAACCACAACAAGGACTTCCTCCTTCAGGACCACAACAGCCTGGTGGTCCCCAAGGTGGACCACCGCCTCAGCAGGGTCCCTACCGTGGTGGTCCTCAAGGACCAGGTCCGCAACAACAGCCTCAATCTGTGGGAGGTcctcaacagcagcaacaacagcaaccgaATAATAATGCACCCGGAA atcAACAACGCCCCAATAGTGGACCTTCGGGCCCTGGTGCACCGCCTCCAGGTCAAGGACCGccccaacaacagcaacaacaacagggTCCTAATCAACAAGGACCGCAGCAACCCCAACAGCAACAAGGTCCACCTCCACCACAGCAAGGTCAATATAGAGGTGCCTACCAGCCACCACAGCAACAGCATTCCCATTATCCTGGCTATCCGCCACAACAACAACCGCAATATCCACCACAGGGTGGTTATCCGTATGGTCCACCAACACATGGCTATGGACCACCACCACCAAACGCTCAAGGTGGTTATCAACCACATGCCGGCATGCCACCAACATCGGCGGCCAGTGGTCCCCCACAACAGCATCCTTATGGAGCTAGCGGACCGGGACAGCAGGGTCCTCCCGGTTCTTATGCTCCACCACCTAATCAACAATTGCCACCTGGTCAGCAACCGCCACCAGGGCAAATGTATGGTCCTCCGGCGGGAGGTCAGGGACCTCCACCACCTAATCAGTATGGTCCTCCACAAAGCGGCAGCGGTGGTCCTCCTCCACCGATGAGTTATGGCGGTTATGGAGCTCCACCACCAAATAACTATGGACAAGCCAGTAATACACCACCTGGATCGTATGGACCTCCACCAACAAGCAGTGCACAATCGCCATACCAACCGTATCAACAGGCAGGACCGGGACCTCAAGGTTATCCCGGTCAAGGACCACCACCGCCACCACAAGGCGGCCAAGGTCCTCCTCCGCAACCGCCACAACAAGCAGGTGGACCAAATGCTCCTCCCGGCAGCGGTTACAGTTCTTCACCCAGCCCCGGGCAAACACCACCACCAAACCAACAACCTAGCGCTAGTGGTGCAAATGGTCCTCCAAACAATCAACAACCACCCACGAGTGTACAGTCTACACCACCACCCACACAACCGCCAACAAGTAGTTCAGGCACGGGTAGCTCGGGCGTTACAACGCAACCACCACAAACACAAGCTTCCGGACCACCACAAGCTCCACCACCTGGACAAGGTCCACCGCCGCCAACATCACAACAGCAGCAAACGCCACAAAATTATCCGCCAGGCTCAAGTAGTGGACCACCACCCTCGGGCCCGCAGCCAACATACTCATCGCCGCCTACGACCGCACCCAGCGGTACTCCCTCACCCTATGGTCAACAGGGAGCTCCAGGTTCAGGACCGCCAAACACTACAGCTCCACCCTCAACAGCCAATGGGGCACCCGGACAAGGTCCGCCTCCTCCTATGGCACCTAATCAATATCAGCCACCACCAGGAGCTCCACAGCCACCCTATGGTGCACCACCACCCCAGGGTTATGGACCACCTCCACCGGGTAGTGGTTATCCACAACATGGTTATCATCAGCCGCAGGGCGGCTACGGATCAATGCCACCTCAAGGACAATATCCACCACCTTCGCCTCAAGGATATCAAGGTTATCGTCCAGCCGGTGCACAACAGATGCCTCCCCCAGGAGCGCCTCCTCAAGGTCCACCACCGGGTGCTTATTCCTATTACGGCAACCAACCGCCacagtaa
- the LOC111681644 gene encoding CTD nuclear envelope phosphatase 1 homolog isoform X1: protein MFSLVQMKFRALLVLLSKVWTCICFMFNRQVRAFVQYQPVKYELFPLSPVSRHRLSIVQRKTLVLDLDETLIHSHHNAMPRNTVKPGTPHDFTVKVTIDRHPVRFFVHKRPHVDFFLDVVSQWYDLVVFTASMEIYGAAVADKLDNGRNILRRRYYRQHCTPDYGSYTKDLSAICNDLNRIFIIDNSPAAYRCFPNNAIPIKSWFSDPMDVSLLSLLPMLDALRFTNDVRSVLSRNLHLHGLW, encoded by the exons ATGTTTTCCCTCGTTCAAATGAAATTCCGTGCATTATTGGTATTATTATCAAAAGTATGGACCTGCATATGTTTTATGTTCAATCGCCAAGTCAGAGCT TTTGTCCAGTATCAACCTGTTAAATATGAACTCTTCCCATTGTCACCGGTATCCAGACATCGCCTGAGCATTGTGCAACGTAAAACTTTAGTTTTGGATTTAGATGAGACACTAATACATTCGCATCACAATGCTATGCCTCGTAATACGGTGAAACCAGGAACACCTCATGATTTTACAGTTAAAGTGACAATAGATCGTCATCCAGTTAGattttttgtacataaaagACCACATGTTGATTTCTTTTTAGATGTG GTCTCCCAATGGTATGATTTAGTGGTTTTTACCGCCAGCATGGAAATTTATGGTGCTGCGGTCGCTGACAAATTAGACAATGGCCGTAATATATTACGTCGCCGCTATTATCGTCAACATTGTACGCCAGATTATGGTTCATATACCAAAGATTTATCAGCTATTTGTAATGATTTAAATAGA aTATTCATAATTGATAACTCTCCTGCTGCATATCGCTGTTTTCCCAACAATGCTATACCAATTAAAAGTTGGTTTTCGGATCCCATGGATgtttcattattatcattattaccCATGTTGGATGCATTAAGGTTTACGAATGATGTGCGTTCGGTTTTGTCGcgaaatttacatttacatggTTTATGGTAG
- the LOC111681644 gene encoding CTD nuclear envelope phosphatase 1 homolog isoform X2: protein MFSLVQMKFRALLVLLSKVWTCICFMFNRQVRAYQPVKYELFPLSPVSRHRLSIVQRKTLVLDLDETLIHSHHNAMPRNTVKPGTPHDFTVKVTIDRHPVRFFVHKRPHVDFFLDVVSQWYDLVVFTASMEIYGAAVADKLDNGRNILRRRYYRQHCTPDYGSYTKDLSAICNDLNRIFIIDNSPAAYRCFPNNAIPIKSWFSDPMDVSLLSLLPMLDALRFTNDVRSVLSRNLHLHGLW from the exons ATGTTTTCCCTCGTTCAAATGAAATTCCGTGCATTATTGGTATTATTATCAAAAGTATGGACCTGCATATGTTTTATGTTCAATCGCCAAGTCAGAGCT TATCAACCTGTTAAATATGAACTCTTCCCATTGTCACCGGTATCCAGACATCGCCTGAGCATTGTGCAACGTAAAACTTTAGTTTTGGATTTAGATGAGACACTAATACATTCGCATCACAATGCTATGCCTCGTAATACGGTGAAACCAGGAACACCTCATGATTTTACAGTTAAAGTGACAATAGATCGTCATCCAGTTAGattttttgtacataaaagACCACATGTTGATTTCTTTTTAGATGTG GTCTCCCAATGGTATGATTTAGTGGTTTTTACCGCCAGCATGGAAATTTATGGTGCTGCGGTCGCTGACAAATTAGACAATGGCCGTAATATATTACGTCGCCGCTATTATCGTCAACATTGTACGCCAGATTATGGTTCATATACCAAAGATTTATCAGCTATTTGTAATGATTTAAATAGA aTATTCATAATTGATAACTCTCCTGCTGCATATCGCTGTTTTCCCAACAATGCTATACCAATTAAAAGTTGGTTTTCGGATCCCATGGATgtttcattattatcattattaccCATGTTGGATGCATTAAGGTTTACGAATGATGTGCGTTCGGTTTTGTCGcgaaatttacatttacatggTTTATGGTAG